A window of Candidatus Krumholzibacteriia bacterium genomic DNA:
GATGATCAGGGCTCCGGCGTCGGTGGCCTCGAGGAACTGCTCGTCGCTGGGGATCCCGCGGTCTTCGTTCACCTCGTCCTCGCACCCCGCGACGAGGAGTGCGCACGCGAGGGCGGTGATCAGGCCGGAGCGGTGCGGGCGGCGCAGGGTCATGGGTTCCTCCGCGGGACGGGGGCGCGGCCCGTGGGATGGCGCGCCGAACGGCGGAGAAGCTAGCACCGGAGTCGGGGGGCGTCGACTCACCCGGCGTGATCCGGCATCCACGACCCCGGATCTTCATCGCTCCTTGAAGTCGAGGCCCCGAAAGCACGCGACCCGGCATGAGGGGCCGGGCCGCGTCTCGTGTCGAGGGTCTACTCGCCCTGACCGAGCGAGTAACCGATTTCGCCGTCGAAGGTGCACAGGTGCTCGGTCTTGATGAAGTCCAGGCCGGCGGAGTGGACGCGGGCGAGCAGGGCGATGATCTGTTCGTGGCCGACCGACCCACCGTCCTCCTGCGCGACGAAGCGGCAGCGCCAGTGGTCGGTGCAGAAGGTCTCGGGCAGACCCTCGGGGAACACCTTCACGCCGCGGTTGGTGATCATCTTGAGCTTCAGGCCCTCGCCGTCGAGCTCGCGGAGCTTCGCGCCGAGGACGTCGGGATCGCGGCCCTCGACGTCCCAGTCCAGGAACACGTCGACGCCCACGATCTCCTTTTCCTGCTTCGGGGGCGCGGTCGGCACGGCATGATCACGGCCGTGGCCGAAGTGCACCGATTCGAGCCGGCGCGGTTTGTCGCCCAGACGGTCGATGACGGCCTGTGCGAATTCCTTCGTGCCCACCACGGGATTCAGGTTGTCGGCCAGACGGATGTCGGCGGTGTGCACACCGTCTTCGATCGTCCTCAGCCACGCGTTGCGCACCAGTTCGGCCGACTCGGTCTGGTCGACGTGCACGAGCATCATCACCGCGGCGTGGATCAGACCCGAGGGGTTCGCGATGTTCTTGCCGGCGATCGGCGGGGCGCTGCCGTGGATCGCCTCGAACATGGCCGCCTGGTCGCCGATGTTCGCGCTACCGGCCAGACCCACCGAGCCGGCGACCTGCGCGGCGATGTCGCTGATGATGTCGCCGTAGAGGTTCGGCGTGACGATCACGTCGAACTGCTCGGGCGA
This region includes:
- a CDS encoding NADP-dependent isocitrate dehydrogenase, encoding MTAKDFARPTPIVYARGDGIGPEIMDATLEILDAAKAELELHEIQIGQKVYEKGVTAGIEPGSWDLLRRTGVFLKAPITTPQGKGYKSLNVTTRKSLGLFANVRPCRSYHPFTRSLHPGMNVVVIRENEEDTYAGIEHRQTQEVTQCLKLITRPGSAKVIRYAFEYAERNGRKKVTCMSKDNIMKITDGLFHRIFDEIAADYPQIENEHVIVDIGAAMVADSPEQFDVIVTPNLYGDIISDIAAQVAGSVGLAGSANIGDQAAMFEAIHGSAPPIAGKNIANPSGLIHAAVMMLVHVDQTESAELVRNAWLRTIEDGVHTADIRLADNLNPVVGTKEFAQAVIDRLGDKPRRLESVHFGHGRDHAVPTAPPKQEKEIVGVDVFLDWDVEGRDPDVLGAKLRELDGEGLKLKMITNRGVKVFPEGLPETFCTDHWRCRFVAQEDGGSVGHEQIIALLARVHSAGLDFIKTEHLCTFDGEIGYSLGQGE